Proteins encoded in a region of the Variovorax sp. PAMC 28711 genome:
- a CDS encoding YhdP family protein: MNDTASSPSRLLKITAVTARWLLGLLTAAWLLFGLSVFVLHGWIVPRIGDFRGALETQASKVIGVPVRIGSITAQSNGLFPTFELRDVVLLDAQQREALRLVRVVASVSPRSIWRYSFEQLYIESPQLEVRLDAAGKLHVAGLDVSTDTSGETRSADWFFAQREFVIRGGTVRWTDERRQVEPLLLTDVEFVARNGGRRHAMRLDATPPAGWGDRFTLRGRFRQPLLSVRTGNWQTWNGEVYADLPLIDVTRLGRYVSLDARIRQGSGAVRLWADVKNGRAYGGAADLGLARVDTSLDKGLQPLVLSAVTGRLAGQRVDETLTFSTRDLQFDTADGLRWPGGNLWLQHTPAQGRTPERGAFRADRLDLAALALIADRLPLGDATHRAIGAYAPRGLLERIDANWQGSLGAPENYQAKGRVSNFRVASQAAATGIGTPGFSGATADFDASQTGGTATVSMAKGTLDLPGVFDEPVVPIEQLTTQLQWKIDGENAQLQVSKARFSNADADGEAEATWRTSDPATSRGRARYPGVLDLQGKLTRADGARVHRYLPLEIPKDARDYVREAVNKGSASVVDFRVKGDLHDMPFMDPRDGDFRIAAKVSDVTYTYVPPVTGAAARATPPPLHWPALTGLSGELVFERAGMLVRNAKGRIVGAPGVEITRAEASIADLSHANALLKVDAQARGPLGEVLHAGAPLAGDIRAAMSRVRATGNADYRLKLDLPLGAMDKTKVQASVVLLDNELQLAPEAPSFAQARGTVNFTEAGFALAGVQARWLGGEVRVEGRGAYAGPTPELSFRAQGTATAEGLRAAREVDWLARLAAKATGSAPYTATVSMRDGVPEFMLTSSLQGLALQLPAPVAKTAEQAMPLRVEKKVVLREARAGRQPLVHDELSVDLGNIVAARYVRDVSGDDARVLRGAIGIGPDATASTVLPTSGVQAHINLPRLDLTTWQALFTETTGNAPEAVANATHADDTLSYLPTLLAVRAEDLVVAGRTLHNVVLGGTRDGTLWRANIDATELSGYAEYRHTQAGRLHARLARLKIAPSEASQVESLLDEQPDTLPALDIVVDDFELLGKRLGRAEIDAVNRGGANREWQLNKLSFTTPDGTFTAQGVWAAVPGQGRSDPRRTAMSFKLDIVDAGALLNRFGMKDVLRRGRGRLEGDVEWHGSPLSLDYPSLGGQLKVDVLQGQFLKADPGLAKLLGVLNLQALPRRLTLDFRDVFSQGFAFDFIRGDARIKDGTAVTNNLQMKGVNAAALLDGSADIARETQNLRVVVVPEITAGTAALVATAINPAIGLGAFLAQWVLSKPLSAAATQEFQIEGTWTDPKITKVARRSAADKPPETPP; encoded by the coding sequence ATGAACGACACGGCGTCTTCCCCTTCACGTCTGCTCAAAATCACCGCTGTCACGGCGCGCTGGCTGTTGGGTTTGCTGACGGCCGCGTGGCTGCTTTTCGGGCTGTCAGTCTTTGTCCTACACGGCTGGATTGTGCCGCGAATCGGCGATTTTCGCGGGGCACTGGAAACACAGGCCAGCAAGGTGATCGGCGTGCCGGTGCGCATCGGCTCGATCACCGCGCAATCCAACGGTCTCTTTCCCACTTTCGAGTTGCGCGACGTGGTGCTGCTCGACGCGCAACAGCGCGAGGCGCTGCGGCTGGTGCGCGTGGTTGCCAGCGTGTCGCCGCGATCGATCTGGCGTTACAGCTTCGAGCAGCTCTACATCGAGAGTCCGCAGCTTGAAGTCCGGCTGGACGCCGCGGGCAAGCTGCATGTGGCCGGGCTCGACGTGTCGACCGACACCAGCGGCGAGACGCGCTCCGCCGACTGGTTCTTCGCGCAGCGCGAGTTCGTGATCCGCGGCGGCACCGTGCGCTGGACCGACGAGCGCCGGCAGGTCGAACCGCTGCTGCTCACCGACGTCGAGTTCGTCGCACGCAACGGCGGCCGCCGCCACGCCATGCGCCTGGACGCCACGCCGCCGGCCGGCTGGGGCGATCGTTTCACCCTGCGCGGCCGGTTCCGCCAGCCCCTTTTGTCCGTGCGCACCGGCAACTGGCAGACCTGGAACGGCGAGGTGTATGCCGACCTGCCGCTCATCGACGTGACCCGGCTCGGGCGCTACGTGTCGCTCGACGCCCGCATCCGGCAAGGCAGCGGCGCGGTGCGGCTCTGGGCCGACGTGAAGAACGGCAGGGCGTACGGCGGTGCCGCCGACCTCGGGCTGGCGCGCGTCGACACCTCGCTCGACAAGGGCTTGCAGCCGCTGGTTTTGAGCGCCGTGACCGGGCGCCTTGCCGGACAGCGGGTGGACGAGACGCTCACTTTTTCCACCCGCGATCTGCAGTTCGACACCGCCGACGGCCTGCGCTGGCCAGGCGGAAATTTGTGGCTTCAGCACACACCGGCGCAGGGCCGCACACCCGAACGCGGCGCCTTTCGCGCCGACCGGCTCGACCTCGCCGCGCTGGCGCTGATTGCCGATCGCCTGCCGCTCGGCGACGCCACGCACCGGGCGATCGGTGCCTACGCGCCGCGCGGGCTGCTCGAGCGCATCGACGCGAACTGGCAGGGCTCGCTCGGCGCGCCTGAAAACTACCAGGCCAAGGGCCGCGTCAGCAACTTCCGCGTGGCGTCGCAAGCGGCCGCCACCGGGATCGGCACGCCGGGCTTCAGCGGGGCGACCGCCGATTTCGACGCCAGCCAGACGGGCGGCACCGCCACGGTGTCGATGGCCAAAGGCACGCTCGATCTGCCTGGCGTGTTCGACGAGCCGGTGGTGCCGATCGAGCAACTCACGACCCAGCTGCAATGGAAGATCGACGGCGAGAACGCGCAGCTGCAGGTGTCGAAGGCGCGCTTTTCGAACGCAGATGCCGACGGCGAGGCCGAAGCCACCTGGCGCACCAGCGATCCGGCCACCTCGCGCGGGCGGGCGCGCTATCCCGGCGTGCTGGACCTGCAGGGCAAGCTGACCCGCGCCGACGGCGCGCGCGTGCATCGCTACCTGCCGCTCGAAATCCCGAAAGACGCACGCGACTACGTGCGCGAGGCGGTCAACAAGGGCTCGGCGAGCGTGGTCGACTTTCGCGTCAAGGGCGACCTGCACGACATGCCGTTCATGGACCCGCGCGACGGCGATTTCCGCATCGCGGCCAAGGTCTCCGACGTCACCTACACCTATGTGCCGCCCGTCACGGGCGCGGCCGCCAGAGCCACGCCGCCGCCCCTCCACTGGCCGGCGCTGACCGGCCTTTCGGGCGAACTGGTGTTCGAGCGCGCCGGCATGCTGGTGCGCAACGCGAAGGGGCGCATCGTGGGTGCACCCGGCGTGGAGATCACGCGCGCCGAGGCGTCGATCGCCGACCTCTCGCACGCCAACGCGCTGCTCAAGGTCGATGCGCAGGCCAGGGGCCCGCTCGGTGAAGTGCTGCACGCCGGCGCGCCGCTCGCGGGTGACATTCGGGCCGCCATGTCGCGCGTGCGCGCCACCGGCAACGCCGACTACAGGCTCAAGCTCGACCTGCCGCTTGGCGCCATGGACAAGACGAAGGTGCAGGCCAGCGTGGTCCTGCTCGACAACGAGCTGCAGCTTGCGCCCGAGGCCCCTTCCTTTGCGCAGGCGCGCGGCACGGTCAATTTCACGGAAGCCGGTTTTGCGCTGGCGGGCGTCCAGGCCCGCTGGCTCGGCGGCGAGGTGCGCGTGGAGGGCCGCGGCGCCTACGCGGGCCCGACGCCCGAACTGAGTTTCCGCGCGCAAGGCACGGCCACCGCAGAAGGCCTTCGCGCGGCCCGCGAGGTCGACTGGCTCGCGCGGCTTGCGGCCAAGGCGACCGGCAGCGCGCCCTACACGGCGACCGTGTCGATGCGCGACGGCGTCCCCGAGTTCATGCTGACGAGCAGCCTGCAGGGGCTCGCGCTGCAGCTGCCTGCGCCGGTCGCCAAGACCGCGGAGCAGGCGATGCCGCTGCGCGTCGAGAAGAAGGTGGTGTTGCGCGAAGCACGCGCGGGCCGCCAGCCGCTCGTGCACGACGAGTTGTCGGTCGACCTCGGCAACATCGTGGCCGCGCGCTACGTGCGCGACGTGTCGGGCGACGATGCACGCGTGTTGCGCGGCGCGATCGGCATCGGTCCCGACGCGACCGCATCGACGGTGCTCCCGACCAGCGGCGTGCAGGCCCACATCAACCTGCCGCGGCTCGACCTGACGACCTGGCAGGCGCTCTTCACCGAGACCACCGGCAATGCGCCCGAAGCGGTAGCCAACGCCACCCATGCCGACGACACACTGTCGTACCTGCCGACGCTCCTCGCCGTGCGCGCAGAAGACCTCGTGGTGGCAGGCCGCACGCTGCACAACGTGGTGCTCGGCGGCACCCGCGACGGCACCCTCTGGCGCGCCAACATCGACGCGACCGAACTCAGCGGCTATGCCGAATACCGTCACACCCAGGCGGGCCGGCTGCATGCCCGCCTCGCCCGCCTCAAGATCGCACCGAGCGAGGCGTCGCAGGTCGAGTCGCTGCTCGACGAACAGCCCGACACGCTGCCCGCGCTCGACATCGTGGTCGACGATTTCGAGCTGCTCGGCAAGCGGCTGGGCCGCGCCGAAATCGACGCGGTGAACCGGGGCGGCGCCAATCGCGAGTGGCAGCTCAACAAGCTCAGCTTCACGACGCCCGACGGCACCTTCACCGCGCAGGGCGTGTGGGCCGCGGTGCCTGGGCAGGGCCGCAGCGATCCTCGCCGCACCGCCATGAGCTTCAAGCTCGACATCGTCGATGCGGGCGCGCTGTTGAACCGCTTCGGCATGAAGGACGTGTTGCGGCGTGGGCGCGGTCGGCTGGAGGGCGATGTCGAATGGCACGGCTCGCCCCTGTCGCTCGACTATCCGAGCCTTGGCGGGCAACTCAAGGTCGACGTGCTGCAGGGCCAGTTCCTGAAGGCCGATCCGGGGCTCGCCAAATTGCTCGGCGTGTTGAACCTGCAAGCGCTGCCGCGCCGCCTCACGCTCGATTTTCGCGACGTGTTCAGCCAGGGCTTTGCGTTCGACTTCATCCGCGGCGACGCGCGCATCAAGGACGGCACCGCGGTCACCAACAACCTGCAGATGAAGGGCGTCAACGCCGCGGCGCTGCTCGACGGTTCGGCCGACATCGCCCGCGAAACGCAGAACCTGCGCGTGGTGGTGGTGCCCGAGATCACGGCCGGCACGGCGGCGCTGGTCGCGACCGCGATCAACCCGGCCATCGGCCTGGGCGCGTTCCTTGCGCAATGGGTGCTGAGCAAGCCGCTGTCGGCCGCTGCCACGCAGGAGTTCCAGATCGAAGGCACCTGGACCGACCCCAAGATCACGAAGGTGGCGCGAAGGAGCGCGGCCGACAAGCCGCCGGAGACCCCGCCATGA
- a CDS encoding two-component system sensor histidine kinase NtrB gives MLVSALLVTVVWLAGRHEVEQVQAALERDTADAVADLRGGLQRNAQSLRALQADGLQDGRWPPEAAALMRAHREWVRLEWRSPALQTLATLETPYRTRMFAEDVRGPDQSDVALACAAARKLGAPAYSPSHYVPLREGGGLELMELCVPIGGGGYLVATYSLRDVLVELLGPSLARGQEVAFAEPDGTRLAVIGVQRRAGTRVFTAQQLVDLPGVTVLLRVDGWRAAPDLFPNLLTGLVTAISIALVSVLVLLARDTRRRLRAERELADTLAFRKAMEDSVITGLRARDLHGRITYVNPAFCDMVGFSAEELMTDASGAPYWPTELAHEYRQRQALRLAGGMPPREGFESVFMRKDGSRFPVLIFEAPLRNAQRVQTGWMSAFIDVSEQRRVEELSRASQERLQASARLATVGEMASLLSHELTQPLAAIASYASGSLNLLEDGQDGASAPVNPVNAEVAMAVRRIAEQADRAGKVIRSVHDFVRRRDRTREAVAPRALLDAVLPLVQLQARKLGVRIDTVLETPLPAVLCDRTLVEQVLLNLARNAMQAMDVPEFTDRVLQLRVAHASSPSSGRAAEARRWVEFSVTDVGIGISDEVQRRLFTPFFTTRADGMGLGLSLCRTVVEQHGGALMFAPNRPCGTVFRFTLPAG, from the coding sequence ATGCTGGTGTCGGCCTTGCTCGTCACCGTCGTGTGGCTGGCGGGCCGGCACGAGGTCGAGCAGGTGCAGGCGGCGCTCGAACGCGACACCGCCGATGCCGTGGCCGACCTGCGCGGCGGCCTGCAGCGCAACGCGCAAAGCCTGCGCGCCCTGCAGGCCGACGGGCTGCAGGACGGGCGCTGGCCACCCGAGGCCGCTGCGCTGATGCGCGCGCACCGCGAGTGGGTGCGCCTCGAATGGCGCAGCCCCGCGCTGCAAACGCTCGCCACGCTCGAGACGCCCTACCGCACCCGCATGTTCGCGGAAGACGTCCGCGGCCCGGACCAGAGCGACGTCGCGCTGGCCTGCGCCGCAGCGCGCAAGCTCGGTGCCCCGGCCTACTCGCCGAGCCACTACGTCCCGCTGCGCGAAGGCGGCGGCCTGGAGCTGATGGAGCTGTGCGTGCCGATCGGCGGCGGCGGCTACCTGGTCGCGACCTACTCGCTGCGCGACGTGCTGGTCGAACTGCTCGGCCCCTCGCTGGCGCGTGGCCAGGAGGTGGCCTTCGCCGAGCCGGACGGCACGCGGCTGGCCGTCATCGGCGTGCAGCGCCGGGCCGGCACGCGCGTCTTCACTGCGCAGCAACTGGTCGACCTGCCCGGCGTCACCGTGCTGCTGCGCGTGGACGGCTGGCGCGCCGCGCCCGACCTGTTTCCCAATCTGTTGACCGGCCTGGTCACGGCGATATCGATTGCGCTCGTGTCGGTGCTGGTGCTGCTCGCGCGCGACACGCGGCGCCGGCTGCGCGCCGAGCGCGAGCTGGCCGACACGCTGGCCTTTCGCAAGGCGATGGAAGACTCGGTGATCACCGGCCTGCGCGCACGCGACTTGCACGGGCGCATCACTTATGTGAATCCGGCGTTCTGCGACATGGTCGGCTTCAGCGCCGAGGAGCTCATGACCGATGCGTCCGGCGCACCATACTGGCCGACCGAGCTGGCTCACGAATACCGGCAACGCCAGGCCTTGCGGCTGGCCGGTGGCATGCCGCCGCGGGAAGGTTTCGAGTCGGTCTTCATGCGCAAGGACGGCTCGCGTTTTCCGGTGTTGATCTTCGAGGCGCCCTTGCGCAACGCGCAGCGCGTGCAGACCGGCTGGATGAGCGCCTTCATCGATGTGAGCGAGCAGCGCCGCGTGGAGGAGCTGTCGCGCGCCAGCCAGGAGCGCCTGCAGGCCAGCGCGCGGCTCGCAACCGTCGGCGAAATGGCATCGCTGCTGAGCCACGAACTGACGCAGCCGCTCGCTGCCATCGCGAGCTACGCCAGCGGGTCGCTCAACCTTCTGGAAGACGGACAGGACGGCGCCTCTGCACCGGTGAACCCGGTGAATGCCGAGGTGGCGATGGCCGTGCGCCGCATCGCCGAGCAGGCCGACCGCGCGGGCAAGGTGATCCGCAGCGTGCACGACTTCGTGCGCCGGCGCGACCGCACGCGCGAAGCGGTCGCGCCGCGCGCGCTGCTCGACGCCGTGCTGCCGCTGGTGCAACTGCAGGCGCGCAAGCTGGGCGTGCGCATCGACACGGTGCTGGAGACGCCGCTGCCCGCCGTGCTGTGCGACCGCACGCTGGTCGAGCAGGTGCTGCTCAACCTGGCGCGCAACGCGATGCAGGCGATGGACGTGCCCGAGTTCACCGATCGCGTGCTGCAGCTGCGCGTGGCGCATGCCAGCAGCCCGAGCAGCGGCCGCGCGGCCGAGGCGCGCCGGTGGGTCGAGTTTTCGGTGACCGATGTCGGCATCGGGATCAGCGACGAGGTGCAGCGGCGACTCTTCACCCCGTTCTTCACCACACGCGCCGATGGCATGGGACTCGGCCTGAGCCTGTGCCGCACCGTGGTCGAGCAGCACGGCGGCGCGCTCATGTTCGCGCCCAATCGGCCGTGCGGTACGGTGTTTCGGTTCACCCTGCCCGCGGGCTGA
- a CDS encoding response regulator transcription factor, with the protein MQPLIDALIFIVDDDASVREALAWLLRSRRLDSEHFASAAAFEERLDASPLPDRPRCLLLDVRMPGTSGLVLFDRLAERGLLTAMPVIFLTGHADVPTAVEAVKRGAFDFCEKPFSDNALVDRIEHALGVSLRALALQRRRRELNGRIAELTERERDVMRLVIEGLPNKLIADQLSISVRTVEVHRARVFEKMDVKSAVELANLLRE; encoded by the coding sequence ATGCAACCGCTCATTGATGCCCTGATCTTCATCGTCGACGACGACGCGAGCGTGCGCGAGGCGCTGGCCTGGCTGCTGCGCTCGCGCCGTCTGGACAGCGAACACTTCGCCAGCGCCGCGGCGTTCGAGGAGCGGCTCGATGCGTCGCCCCTGCCCGACCGGCCGCGCTGCCTGCTGCTCGACGTGCGCATGCCGGGCACCAGCGGCCTGGTGCTGTTCGACCGGCTGGCCGAACGCGGGTTGCTCACGGCGATGCCGGTGATCTTCCTGACCGGGCATGCCGATGTGCCGACCGCGGTGGAAGCGGTCAAGCGCGGCGCTTTCGATTTTTGCGAGAAGCCGTTCTCGGACAACGCACTCGTCGACCGCATCGAGCATGCGCTGGGCGTGTCGTTGCGTGCGCTCGCGCTGCAACGCCGGCGGCGCGAACTGAACGGACGGATCGCCGAACTCACGGAGCGCGAGCGCGACGTGATGCGGCTCGTGATCGAGGGCCTGCCGAACAAGCTGATCGCCGATCAGTTGTCGATCAGCGTGCGCACGGTGGAAGTCCACCGCGCGCGCGTGTTCGAAAAGATGGACGTCAAGTCGGCCGTTGAACTCGCCAATCTCCTGCGCGAATGA
- a CDS encoding OmpA family protein, which yields MRKFIAAAVVVATFGVTACSSPPPPPAAVVHTNSWTQRLAKLKLDLEAATQGSGVAIQKTPDNLLKVVIPDELSFDVGRSTVKRNLAQVLDRIADGLRGATTASVVVIGHTDSTGGEKNNERLSVARAESTRDHLVAKGVAPATVQTEGRGEREPVADNGTAAGRAQNRRIEIFVSEKQ from the coding sequence ATGAGAAAGTTCATCGCTGCGGCGGTGGTGGTCGCCACGTTCGGCGTCACCGCCTGTTCCAGCCCGCCACCGCCACCGGCCGCGGTCGTCCACACCAACAGCTGGACGCAACGGCTCGCCAAGCTGAAGCTCGACCTGGAGGCTGCCACCCAGGGCTCTGGCGTCGCCATCCAGAAAACACCCGACAACCTGCTGAAGGTCGTGATCCCGGACGAGCTGTCGTTCGACGTGGGTCGCTCCACCGTGAAGCGCAACCTGGCCCAGGTGCTGGACCGGATCGCTGACGGCCTTCGCGGCGCGACGACCGCCTCGGTGGTCGTCATCGGCCACACCGACAGCACGGGCGGAGAGAAGAACAACGAGCGCCTTTCGGTCGCCCGTGCCGAGAGCACGCGCGACCATCTGGTCGCCAAGGGCGTGGCACCCGCCACGGTCCAGACCGAAGGCCGCGGCGAGCGCGAGCCGGTCGCGGACAACGGCACGGCTGCAGGCCGCGCGCAGAACCGCCGCATCGAAATCTTCGTCAGCGAAAAGCAGTAA
- a CDS encoding OmpA family protein produces the protein MKKLVLSSCALAVLLTGCAGGMTDTQRTTGMGAGVGALGGAAIGAATGNSRTAAIGAGVGAAAGALGGYLWSQRMESQKRQMEQATQGTGIAVTQTANNELKLAIPSDAGFDTGRAAIKPALAPVLDQFANGLRNNAAAEVRIIGHTDNTGTDAINNPLSVERAASTRDYLIARGVRSSAIQIDGRGSREPVANNGTDAGRAQNRRIEIYVGERPQS, from the coding sequence ATGAAAAAACTCGTCCTCTCCAGCTGCGCATTGGCCGTCCTCCTCACCGGCTGCGCCGGCGGCATGACCGACACGCAACGCACCACCGGCATGGGCGCCGGCGTGGGTGCACTGGGTGGCGCCGCCATCGGTGCGGCCACCGGCAACAGCCGCACTGCCGCCATCGGCGCCGGCGTCGGTGCAGCCGCCGGCGCACTCGGCGGCTACCTGTGGTCGCAGCGCATGGAATCGCAAAAGCGCCAGATGGAACAGGCCACGCAGGGCACCGGCATCGCCGTGACCCAGACCGCCAACAACGAACTCAAGCTCGCGATCCCGAGCGACGCCGGCTTCGACACCGGCCGCGCCGCCATCAAGCCTGCGCTGGCACCGGTGCTCGACCAGTTCGCCAACGGCCTGCGCAACAACGCAGCCGCCGAAGTGCGCATCATTGGCCACACCGACAACACCGGCACCGACGCCATCAACAACCCGCTGTCGGTCGAACGCGCTGCCAGCACGCGCGACTACCTGATCGCCCGCGGCGTGCGCTCGAGCGCGATCCAGATCGACGGCCGCGGCTCGCGCGAACCGGTCGCCAACAACGGCACCGATGCCGGCCGCGCACAGAACCGTCGCATCGAGATCTACGTGGGCGAGCGTCCACAGAGCTGA